In Flavobacterium lacustre, a genomic segment contains:
- a CDS encoding TonB-dependent receptor, with protein MKKILQISITAILLFTTSLFFGQSHEITGTVSSEKGIPLENVIIAIKGTKVSVTSDNSGKFSINAETNTPTLLLSLLGYTPKEVVAKSNSINVQLALENNTLDEIVIVGSRNPKKSKLETAVPVDVVNLAKIRNVTPQTSTNDILTYLIPSFNSNRQSSADGTEHIDPASLRGLGPDQVLVLINGKRRHTTSLVNYQNTVGNGSVGTDLSAIPASAIKRIEVLRDGAAAQYGSDAIAGVINLVLKDNTGLEINTTYGSTSRNDGQTTNINMNYGAKIGKEGGFINVTAEFNNREKTNRAQNHNLIIFDQSAYDNYFAYDFSNDNAREIDDNLLTQAGLSRDDFNFQIGDAKIKNIQGFVNMSVPLNDKIEFYASGGVSHRNGTGFGFRRLPSETENVVASLFPYGFQPELNSVVTDLSLISGFKFKLGDWKLDLSNTIGQNKFVYDVSNTNNVSLGANSPTEFEAGNHSFLQNTVNADISRLYKDIFSGLNVAFGAEYRSENYQINAGELASYIDGGAQSFPGFSPLNEVDKNRNSTGIYADVEADITDKFLVGVSGRYEDYSDFGNTLNGKLSARYKITDNFSIRGAVSTGFRAPSLHQQYFNNIATDVVDGEILNSGIFRNDSEVAKQLGIPELKEETSKNYSFGIVYSPLKKLHITADFYQIKIDNRIILTGNLGNDAYGEPVTELRDLFATYGVQTGRFFTNAINTTTNGLDVVIDYDMTLGAGDLNLSLLYNYNNNQVDAELNNIPTAFIGQEEVYYGPQEKSLIETNTPKHKGTFAMNYAIKKYNFLLRNTYFGEVIRDGFPFGTTQKHAGKVVTDLTVSYKVTPKIQFTLGANNLLDVFPDKQIYENSYFNVFKYAPVQMGTTGAYYFGRISFSL; from the coding sequence ATGAAAAAAATTTTACAAATTAGCATTACTGCTATTCTTCTTTTTACAACTAGCTTGTTTTTTGGGCAAAGCCATGAAATAACAGGAACAGTTAGCAGTGAAAAAGGAATTCCTTTAGAAAATGTTATCATTGCAATCAAAGGAACGAAAGTTAGTGTTACCAGTGATAATTCGGGAAAATTTTCAATAAATGCCGAAACAAATACGCCTACATTACTACTGTCTTTATTGGGTTACACTCCAAAGGAAGTAGTTGCGAAAAGCAATTCGATTAACGTTCAACTGGCTTTAGAGAATAATACACTTGATGAAATTGTAATTGTTGGAAGCCGAAACCCTAAAAAGAGCAAACTAGAAACGGCAGTTCCAGTTGATGTTGTGAATTTGGCAAAAATCAGAAATGTCACACCACAAACCAGTACAAACGATATCTTAACGTATCTTATTCCTTCTTTTAATTCAAATCGTCAATCTTCTGCAGACGGAACAGAACACATTGATCCTGCTTCATTGAGAGGACTAGGTCCTGATCAGGTGTTGGTTTTGATTAATGGAAAGAGAAGACATACCACTTCACTAGTCAATTATCAAAACACTGTTGGGAACGGATCCGTTGGGACAGATTTGAGCGCTATTCCTGCTTCGGCAATAAAACGCATTGAAGTTCTTCGTGATGGTGCAGCCGCACAATATGGTTCTGATGCAATTGCCGGTGTTATCAATTTAGTTTTGAAAGACAATACAGGTTTAGAAATTAATACAACTTACGGAAGTACTTCCCGTAACGATGGCCAGACGACAAACATCAACATGAATTATGGTGCAAAAATTGGTAAAGAAGGTGGTTTTATTAATGTAACCGCTGAGTTTAACAACCGTGAAAAAACCAATCGTGCGCAAAACCACAACTTAATTATTTTTGATCAATCTGCATATGATAATTATTTCGCTTATGATTTCAGTAATGACAATGCACGTGAAATAGACGATAATTTATTAACACAAGCCGGACTTTCTCGTGATGATTTTAATTTTCAGATTGGTGATGCCAAAATCAAAAACATTCAAGGCTTCGTGAACATGTCAGTTCCTTTGAATGATAAAATAGAATTTTATGCTTCTGGTGGTGTAAGTCACAGAAACGGAACTGGTTTTGGATTTAGACGCTTACCTAGTGAAACAGAAAATGTAGTTGCTTCTCTGTTTCCTTACGGATTTCAACCTGAATTAAATTCTGTAGTAACAGATCTTTCATTGATATCTGGTTTTAAATTTAAATTAGGAGATTGGAAACTGGATTTAAGTAATACTATAGGTCAAAATAAATTTGTTTATGATGTTTCTAACACCAATAACGTTTCATTAGGTGCCAATAGTCCAACTGAATTTGAGGCTGGGAATCACTCTTTCTTGCAAAATACGGTAAATGCTGATATCTCAAGATTATACAAAGACATTTTCAGCGGATTGAATGTTGCTTTTGGAGCAGAATACCGATCAGAAAATTACCAGATTAATGCTGGCGAATTAGCTTCATACATTGATGGTGGTGCACAATCTTTCCCTGGATTTTCTCCTTTGAATGAAGTAGATAAAAATAGAAACAGTACTGGAATCTATGCTGATGTTGAAGCTGATATTACAGATAAATTTTTAGTGGGAGTTTCTGGTCGTTATGAAGATTATTCTGATTTTGGAAACACTTTAAACGGAAAATTATCTGCACGATATAAAATTACAGATAACTTCTCTATTCGTGGAGCTGTGAGTACTGGTTTTAGAGCACCTTCGCTTCACCAACAATATTTCAATAATATCGCAACCGATGTTGTAGATGGAGAAATCTTAAATTCAGGTATTTTCAGAAACGACAGTGAAGTGGCAAAACAACTTGGAATTCCAGAATTAAAAGAAGAAACTTCTAAAAATTATAGTTTTGGGATAGTATATTCTCCTTTGAAAAAATTACATATTACGGCTGATTTTTATCAAATTAAAATAGACAACAGAATCATCCTTACCGGAAATCTGGGAAATGATGCTTATGGCGAGCCTGTTACAGAACTTCGTGATTTATTTGCTACTTATGGGGTACAAACAGGTCGTTTCTTCACCAATGCAATTAACACAACAACAAATGGCCTTGATGTAGTTATAGATTATGACATGACTTTAGGCGCAGGAGATCTTAATCTTTCTTTACTATACAACTACAACAACAATCAAGTTGATGCTGAATTGAATAACATTCCTACAGCATTTATAGGACAAGAAGAGGTTTATTATGGTCCACAAGAAAAAAGCTTAATTGAAACGAATACACCAAAACACAAAGGAACTTTCGCCATGAATTATGCCATAAAAAAATACAACTTTTTATTGCGAAATACATATTTTGGTGAAGTAATCAGAGATGGTTTTCCTTTTGGAACTACCCAAAAACATGCTGGAAAAGTAGTTACCGATTTAACTGTATCATACAAAGTGACACCAAAAATTCAATTTACTTTGGGAGCAAACAATTTATTAGATGTTTTCCCGGACAAACAAATTTATGAAAACAGCTACTTTAATGTTTTCAAATATGCACCAGTTCAAATGGGAACTACAGGAGCTTATTATTTTGGAAGAATTAGTTTTAGTTTGTAA
- the amaB gene encoding L-piperidine-6-carboxylate dehydrogenase, giving the protein MITIADQFGMKEALEQLGIKSINEGTSTGINHFSSGEILESYSPVDGKLIASVKTTTAADYEKVMQTATEAFKTFRLMPAPQRGEIVRQFGDKLRKNKEALGKLVSYEMGKSLQEGYGEVQEMIDICDFAVGLSRQLHGLTMHSERPGHRMYEQYHPMGIVGIISAFNFPVAVWAWNTALALICGDVCVWKPSEKTPLCGIACQNIIAQVIKENNLPEGISSLINGDYKIGELMTADKRVPLISATGSTRMGKIVAQTVAGRLGKSLLELGGNNAIIVTPDADIKMTVIGAVFGAVGTAGQRCTSTRRLIIHESIYDKVKDAIVSAYKQLRIGNPLDENNHVGPLIDTHAVEMYNKALEKVVAEGGKILVEGGVLSGEGYESGCYVKPAIAEAENAFEIVQHETFAPVLYLIKYSGTVENAIDFQNGVAQGLSSAIMTNNLREAELFLSVVGSDCGIANVNIGTSGAEIGGAFGGEKETGGGRESGSDAWKIYMRRQTNTINYTTSLPLAQGIKFDL; this is encoded by the coding sequence ATGATAACAATAGCAGATCAATTCGGAATGAAAGAAGCATTGGAGCAATTGGGAATAAAATCCATAAACGAAGGGACTTCAACAGGAATAAATCATTTTTCGTCAGGAGAAATTCTTGAAAGTTATTCCCCGGTTGATGGGAAGTTAATCGCATCAGTCAAAACAACTACTGCTGCCGATTACGAAAAAGTAATGCAAACCGCTACCGAAGCTTTCAAAACATTCCGACTCATGCCAGCGCCACAACGCGGGGAAATCGTGCGTCAGTTTGGAGATAAATTGCGTAAAAACAAAGAAGCTCTCGGCAAATTAGTTTCCTACGAAATGGGGAAATCATTGCAGGAAGGCTATGGCGAAGTACAGGAAATGATAGATATTTGCGATTTTGCAGTGGGACTTTCCCGTCAGTTGCACGGATTAACCATGCATTCCGAACGTCCGGGACACAGAATGTATGAGCAATACCATCCAATGGGAATTGTTGGAATCATTTCGGCATTTAATTTTCCGGTAGCCGTTTGGGCTTGGAATACGGCTTTGGCTCTAATTTGTGGAGACGTTTGTGTTTGGAAACCTTCTGAAAAAACACCTCTTTGCGGTATTGCCTGTCAAAATATTATTGCTCAGGTAATCAAAGAAAACAACCTTCCCGAAGGAATTTCGAGTTTGATCAACGGAGATTATAAAATAGGTGAATTAATGACTGCCGATAAAAGAGTTCCTTTAATCTCTGCAACCGGTTCTACCCGAATGGGAAAAATCGTAGCGCAAACCGTAGCGGGTCGTTTAGGAAAATCATTATTGGAATTAGGTGGAAACAATGCCATCATTGTCACTCCGGATGCTGATATCAAAATGACGGTTATCGGAGCTGTTTTTGGAGCTGTAGGAACCGCCGGTCAACGTTGTACTTCAACCCGTCGTTTGATTATTCACGAAAGTATATATGATAAAGTAAAAGATGCAATTGTTTCGGCTTACAAACAATTGCGCATTGGAAATCCATTAGACGAAAACAATCATGTTGGACCGCTAATTGATACTCATGCTGTCGAAATGTACAATAAAGCATTAGAAAAAGTAGTTGCCGAAGGCGGAAAAATTCTGGTAGAAGGCGGAGTTCTTTCGGGTGAAGGCTATGAAAGCGGCTGTTACGTGAAACCAGCTATTGCCGAAGCTGAAAATGCATTCGAAATCGTGCAACACGAAACTTTTGCTCCTGTTTTATATTTAATTAAATATTCAGGAACAGTAGAAAATGCAATTGATTTTCAAAATGGAGTTGCTCAAGGTTTATCCTCTGCTATTATGACCAATAATTTGCGTGAAGCGGAACTTTTCTTATCTGTGGTAGGTTCTGATTGCGGAATTGCAAATGTAAATATCGGAACTTCGGGAGCGGAAATTGGTGGCGCTTTTGGTGGAGAAAAAGAAACAGGAGGTGGTAGAGAATCAGGTTCAGATGCTTGGAAAATCTACATGCGTCGTCAAACCAATACAATCAATTATACCACAAGTTTGCCATTGGCACAAGGAATAAAATTTGATTTGTAA